GCAGGGCCTTGTTGCCACGGTTGACCGCGCCACGTGGGAACTTCCCGCGATCTTCAAGCTCGTTTCCGAGCTGGGCAACGTCCCGCTGGCCGATCTCGAGCGCACGCTGAACCTCGGCGTCGGAATGGTTGCGATCGTTTCTCCGGAAGCTGCCGACGCCGCAGTCGCCCGCCTTAACGAGCGCGGACTCCCCTCCTGGGTCATGGGCACGGTTGCAGAGAACTCGGATTCGATCGACAAGACCGGCCCGGATTACGTACAGGGCGCAAAGGGCGTCGACGGCGGCGCTGTCCGTTTGGTGAACGCCTACGCCTAAGCGGCTTATCGCCTCACACACAGGGCGGCCCGGCAGTTTTCGAACTGCCGGGCCGCTCCGCGTTCCCCCAACTAAGTAGCATTAGTGCGCGTTTTCAGCGATCAAAACGCGCACTAATGCGACCTAGTTGGGTGGGAGGACCTGGATCAAGCTCAGGACGCCGCCTTGGGGATCCATGATGGTGGCTAGGCAGCCCTCTTCGGGTTGGTCCTCGGGCTCCACCAGCACGGTCCCTCCGGCAGCGATCACGGTGTCCACGGCCTTTGTCACGTCCGAGACCCCGAAGTAGACCTGCCAGCCGGCCTCATCGCCATCTTCGGCAGGGACAATCCCTGCCACCTCGTTACCGTTAACGATCAGCGTCGAGTAGCTGCCGCCGTCTTCCTGCGGGTATTCCGTAACGTCATGACCGAAAAGCTCTTGGAAGAATGCGACGGCGGCTTGCGGTTGGGGAGTCAGGAGTTCCGCCCATGCGAAGGCGCCGTGTTCGTTGAAGCGGTGGCTCCCGCGGTGCGTGCCCGGCTGCCAGATGCCCGTGGTGCCGCCTCCGGGCGGAGCCACGAACGCAAGGACACCGGTGTCGGCAACCTGCTCCGGCCCGAATTCGAGCTTGCCGCCGGCATGGACGGCGTCCTCACCGATCTCCTCTGCGTCCCTGGCAGCGAAGTAAATATTCCACTGCCCGGGTGTTCCCGCAGCTTCCTGCCTCGGATTCTGCGGAGCTATGACAGCCACAAGGTCCTGGCCCAGAAACGCCTGCGCGTAGCGGCGGCCATCGGGCGTGGGCAGGTCCTGGAAGGTCCAGCCAAACAACGCACCGCAAAAGTCCTTGGCCGCCCCAACATCCCTCGTCTGAAGATCCGCCCAGCACGGCTCCCCGTGGGCGTAGTGGGTCCGGGACGTCATGCCGGGAGTCCTGCCATGATGCTGACCGCCGCTCCGGCGGGATCCATGAGCACAGCCATTCGCCCGATTCCGGGAACATCGAACGCCGGAGCGATGACGTGCCCGCCAAGGTCGACGGCCTGTTGCAGCGCTTGGTCCACGTCCTCCACGTTGAAATAGGTCATCCAGAACGGGAGAAGTCCTTCGATGGGCACCTTGAGGGCACCGGCAACCGGCCGGCCCTCCACCACGAGGCTGGTGTATTCCCGTTGGTCTCCTGCCGGCCCTGTGCTGCTGGTGCAGCCTGTGACCGCTTCATAGAAAGCAACGGCTTTGGGGACGTCATTGGTTTGGAGCTCATTCCAGATCATGGTTCCTGGCTCGTTGATAAGGCCTGAGCCCAGATGGGTTCCGGCCTCCCAGAAGCCAATTTGCGCGCCCGTGGGATCGGCGGCAAAGAACATCCTTCCGCTGCCGTTCGGCACAGAGTCCGGAGCGACGACGATGGTTCCTCCCGCGGCCACCGCACGCTCGGCTGCCGCATCTGCCGAGTCCACGGCAAGGTAGTTCGCCCAATAGGAAGGCATGCCCGGAGGCGCATCGGGAAGCTGCTGCATCATTCCGGCGACGTACCGGCCCTTCAGCCTGGCCATGTAGTAGGTCAGGCCCTGGCCCACGTCCATGGCTTCAAGTTCCCAACCAAAAAGTTCCCGGTAAAACTTCTTGGAGACTTCGATGTCGGTGGAAGACAGGTCCACCCAACACGGAGTCCCCTGCTTGTACCGATCAACTTCCGGCATGGCTGTCCTTTCCGAGAACGTGGCCCCCTCAACCTAGTATCTCCGGTTGTGCTGCCCGCAGCGCGGGAGCCGCGCCGCTTCCGTTGTCCGCATGTGAAGGTAACGTCTCCATCACGGATCTCTAATACTAAGGAACCTTATGACAGCGTCTGGAGTGCACGGAAAGAACTCAGGACTACGCACCCACACTCACTGAGGAGAAACCATGACAGCCACGAACCACCCCGCCCGGACCCGAACAACCATCCAGCGCGCAGCACAAATTGTTGGAGTAGTTTTCCTTCTGGTCGGCATTCTGGGCTTCATCCCCGGAATCACCTCCAATTACGACACCATGCAGTTCGCCGGACACACCTCCGAAGCGCTCCTTCTGGGCATCTTCCAGGTCTCAATCCTGCACAACATCGTCCACTTGCTCTTCGGCGCAGCCGGCTTGCTGATGGCCAAAACACCCGGCCAAGCCCGCAACTACCTCGTCGGTGGCGGCATCATCTACCTGGTGCTCTGGATCTACGGCCTGCTCATCGGCCAGGATTCGACGGCCAACTTCGTGCCGCTCAACAGCGCCGACAACTGGCTGCACCTGATCCTGGGCATTGGCATGCTGGGCCTCGGCTTCGGACTCAGCCGCCGCACCACGGACAACCGCACCGGCAACGTCGTGGGCCGGTAGCCTCGCAACGTTCAGGGCCCGCCCTTGCGCGCCTCCCACGGGGGGACGCAGGGCGGGCCTTGATGCGTTCAAGGACGCTCGACGTTGTGGGTGATCGCAAGGTTGTGGGTGAACGCAAGGTTGTGGGTGAACGCAAAAAGGACCCGCAGGGTATGCCCATGTTCGGCATGCCCTGCGGGCCTTCTTGGGAGATCTTCGGCATCCGTGGATGCACGACAACCTTGATGTACGACGGCGGTACGCAACTCAGTGTCTGGAGGCACCTGTTGTGTTGCGACAGCTAGCCGAGACGGCGGGTGTCTACCTCGTCGTCATCATCTTCCGCGTACTTGTCCTCGTAAGCCGAGTAATCCGGCTCCGGAGGATCCTCCTGGAAGTGGCTCTTGGCACGACTAGATGGGCGCGTGAGCTCACGCTCAAGTGCCGAGTAGTCGGTGTTCGGGGAGTAGTACTTGATGTCCCGAGCCTGCTTGGTAGCTTTTGCCTTTTGACGGCCGCGCCCCATGGCGTGACCCCCTTTTGTACTTGGACCGGAGGTGGTCACCTTTGGCTATCGGTGAGGCCCCGGAATGTTTGGTCAATTTGTCGTATGTCTAGATTACATGGTTTCAGGGGTGCCTGTGTGCCACCTCAGAGCCGTGCCTGACCCCCAGACCGGCTGCAGCACCTCACAAGGGATCGAAAATTGGGTAGAGTCTGCCTCAATGCGGCGTCAGATCAGGAAGGCACACCACCCGAATGACTCAGGACAACACTCCACCCCGTGACGAGTCGGCATCGGAACCAGGCAAGGACCAGGTGCCGCCTGCCCCGAATGTGCCCCCGAAGCCTGACCTTCCACCCCCGCCGCCACAGTCGGCGCCAATGGGACAGCCGGCGCCAATGGGTGGGCCAACCGATCCGCAGCAGCCCGGCTACCCCGCACAGCCAATCGATCCGCAGCAGCCGGACAACCCGCAGCCCGGCTACCCGGCACAGCCAATCGATCCGCAGCAGCCCGGCTACGCGGAGCAGCCGCCGCCACCACAAGGTGATCCGGTCAAGCGCCAGCGCCTGGTCATCGGGGGAATCGTGGTGGGGGCCCTGGTCCTCATCGGCGTCGTCATCTGGGTCCTGCTGAACCTGCTGGGAACCCGCCCCGAACCTACGGTCGCTTCGCCCACGCCGTCGGCCACCCTGGGACCCCTCCCCCGCGACACGGACGCCAAGGATTTCCAGATCGGGGACTGCTTCGCGGACTTCGACCCCAACGCATCCAAGGCCCGCGCGGTGGCTTGCGACACTGAGCACACTGCCCAACTGGGCGCGGCTTTCACTTACCCTACGGATGATTCCTTCCCGGGAACCAATGCACTGCGCGACAAGGGCCGGGAAGTCTGCAAAGGCATCAAGCTCAATGACGCTGCCAACGAGTACACCAATCTGTTGCAGCAGAATGTGTACCCGAGCCCCAGCAGCTGGGACCGCGGGGACCGGCGCGTGGACTGCTTCATTGTGGTGAGCCCCGGCAGCACCATTAAGGAGAACCTGTTGGAGAAGTAGCCTCACGGCTACCCCTCCAACAACGTCACCCCTCCAGCACTGTCAGCTTTCCAGCACCGTCAGCTCTTTGGCCCTGCCAGTCTCTGGCCGGCCTACTTTTCCAGCGACGGTTCCTTCCGGCGGACCGAAAGACCCGTCCCTGCCGACCAGCCGCCGTCGGAGTTTCCCATCTCCTCAAGGCCCTCGATGGTGAGGGCGTCGACGTCGGCGGCGGTGTCCACCAGGACGGTGTCGCCGTCGCTGATCTCCCCGGCAAGGATTTCCTTGGCGAGGCGGTCACCGATCTCGCGCTGCACCAGGCGGCGGAGCGGCCGGGCACCGTAGGCTGGATCGTAGCCGGACATTGCGAGCCAGGCGCGGGCGCCGTCCGTGACCTCGAGCGTGAGCCGCCGCTCGTAGAGGCGCTTGGTGAGTTCGGCGACGTGCAGTTCCACAATCCGGGCGAGCTCTTCGACCGACAGCGGGTCGAAGAGGACGATCTCGTCCAGGCGGTTCAGGAACTCCGGCTTGAAGGATGCCTGCACCACGGCCATGACGGCGTCCCGCTTCGCTTTCGCATCCATGGACGAGTCCACCATGAACTGGCTGCCCGCGTTGGAGGTCAGCACCAGGATGGTGTTCCGGAAGTCAACGGTGCGGCCTTGGCCGTCGGTGAGGCGACCGTCGTCGAGCACCTGCAGGAGGATGTCGAAGACCTCAGGGTGGGCCTTCTCAACCTCGTCCAGCAGGACCACCGAGTACGGGCGGCGCCGCACGGCTTCAGTAAGCTGGCCGCCTTCCTCGTAGCCGACGTATCCCGGAGGGGCACCGACCAAACGGGCGACGGAGTGCTTCTCGCTGTACTCGGACATGTCGATCCGGATCATGGCCCGTTCGTCATCGAAGAGGAAGTCCGCCAAGGCCTTGGCCAGTTCGGTCTTGCCGACGCCGGTGGGGCCGAGGAACATGAACGAACCCGTGGGGCGGTTGGGATCGCTGATCCCGGCCCGGGCACGGCGCACGGCGTCCGAAACCGCCTGCACGGCCTTCGACTGACCGATCAGGCGCTTGCCGAGCTCCTCCTCCATGTGGAGCAGCTTTTGTGATTCGCCTTGGAGCATGCGTCCCGCGGGGATGCCCGTCCATGCGGAGATGACCTCGGCGATGTCGTCGGCACCGACTTCCTCCGCCACCATCAGCTCGGGCTTGGCGCCCCTCGCCGATTCTTCTTCGGCAGCTGCGTTGAGCTCGCGCTCCAAGGCAGGCAGCTCACCGTAGAGAATCCTCGACGCCGACTCGAGGTCGCCTTCGCGCTGGTGCTTCTCGGCAGCCGAACGCAGCTCGTCGATCTTGGCCTTCAGGTCACCAACCCGGTTCAGGCCGGCCTTCTCGGCTTCCCACCGCGCATTCAGCGCACTGAGTGCCTCCTTCTTGTCCGCCATGTCAGCCCGAAGGGCAGCCAAACGCTCAACCGATGCGGGATCCGTTTCACCCTGCAGGGCCAGCTCTTCCATGGTCAGGCGGTCCACGGCACGACGCAGCTGGTCGATTTCTTCCGGAGCGGAGTCGATCTCCATGCGAAGGCGCGAGGCGGCTTCATCCACGAGGTCGATTGCCTTGTCCGGCAACTGCCGGCCCGAGATGTACCGGTTCGACAGCGTGGCAGCTGCCACCAGGGCGGAGTCCGCGATGGCTACCTTGTGGTGGGCCTCGTAGCGTTCCTTCAATCCACGGAGGATGCCAATGGTGTCCTCCACGCTGGGCTCACCCACATACACCTGCTGGAAACGGCGTTCCAGCGCAGGGTCCTTTTCGATGTTCTCGCGGAACTCGTCCAGGGTGGTCGCACCAATCAGGCGCAGCTCACCGCGCGCCAGCATCGGCTTGAGCATGTTGCCTGCGTCCATGGCGCTCTCGCCTGTGGCACCGGCGCCAACAACGGTGTGGATCTCATCGATGAACGTGACGATCTGCCCGTTGGAGTTCTTGATCTCCTCCAACACGGCCTTCAACCGCTCTTCGAACTCACCGCGGTACTTGGCGCCGGCCACCATGGAGGCAAGGTCCAGTGCAATGAGGGTCTTCCCGCGGAGGCTTTCCGGCACGTCGCCTGCCACCATGCGCTGGGCAAGGCCTTCGACGACGGCGGTCTTGCCTACGCCGGGCTCACCGATCAGAACAGGGTTGTTCTTGGTACGGCGGCTCAGGACCTGAACCACGCGCCGGATCTCGCTGTCACGGCCGATCACGGGGTCAAGCTTGCCCGAGCGTGCCACGGCAGTGAGGTCGGTACCGAACTTCTCCAAGGCCTGGAAGGTGTTCTCAGGATCCGGCGAATCGACCTTGCGATCGCCCCGGACACCCGGCAGGGCGGCGAGCAGCGCTTCATGGGAGGCACCGGCGTCGCGCATTAACTTCCCGACGGCGTCACTGCCGGCCGAGAGCCCCAGGAGCAGGTGCTCTGTGGAGACGAAGGAATCTCCCAGCTTGTCCGCCTCAGCCTGGGCAGCCTGGATCGCCTGCATGGCCTGACGCGACAGCTGGGCCTGCTGGACCGAACTTCCCGACGTGGACGGCAATGCCTTGATGGCTGAACTTGCCTGAACACTCACGGCATCCGGGTCAGCGCCGGTGGCGCGCAGCAGTGCCACGGCAACGCCCTCCCGCTGATCCATGAGCGCCTTGAGGAGATGAGCCGGTTCCAACTGCGGATTGCCGGCAGTCGAGGCATTCATGGCGGCCGCAGAAAGGGCCTCCTGGCTCTTGGTGGTGAATTTGGCGTCCAAAGAGAGCTCCCTTTCTGGAGTAGTACCAGTGCTTTCAAAGTTGAGTGTACTACGCTCAACTTTGGATTTGGTCCACTGTGTTCCATGTTTGCCCACGGCGAAACTGCTGTCCAGAGCCGTTCTACCCGGTTGGACGTGGACCAAGTCGGTCCACTCCCGCGCCCGTACCCGCCCGGCGCATCCGTTCCGGCGAAGCCCCGCACCCGTTCGCGCACGGCGCACACGTACCAACGGGCGCGAATGGAGGAAAAGGGTGCGTCCCCCAATCGACCGCAGCAGGGTGCGCCAGCCCCACGCGGGCACCGGGGAAACTAGGCTGAGTCCATGAAACCCATCGACGGCGCAGACGAACTGGAACAACTGATCGGTCAACCCCTGGATCGGGTCCGACGGAAAGTCCGCAGCGAGCTCAGCGACTTCGACCGGCAATGGCTCGCGGCCAGCCCCTTCTGCGTCATCTCGACGGCGGACGCCCAGGGTCGCGTCGATGCCTCACCGAAGGGCGATCCCGCGGGCTTCATCGAGGTCCTGGACAAGCGCACCATCGCCATCCCCGAGCGGCCTGGCAACAAGCTCGCCTTCGGATTCCGCAACATCCTGGAGAACCCGAACGTGGGAGTCCTTTCCATCGTCCCGGGCCGGACGGACACCCTCCGCATCAACGGTCAGGCGCAGCTGGTCAGCGATGGCGACTTCTTCGACCGGATGGTGGTCAAGGGACACCGGCCCCGCGTGGCCATTGTGGTCTCCGTAGAGGAAGTTTTCACCCATTGCGGCAAGGCGTTCATGCGGAGCGGGCTGTGGGAGCCGGACTCTTGGGATTCCGAGGGCCTGCCGAGTATGGCCAAGCTCTCCAAGGCCTACGTCCAGCCCGAAACGCCCCTCGAAGACTTGGAGTCCTACTACGGCCCCTCCTACGCGGAGCGAATGTACAAGGACTAGGTGTCAGGCCGGGTAGATGGACACCAGGGCCGACTTCACCACGAACCGGACCTCCATCCCCGGAGCCAACCCCAGATCGGCCGATGCCGCCGGGGTGACGTCTGCGGAGAGGGTGCCCGCTTCCCCGCCCCGTGCATGCACACGGACCTGGCCGCCGTGCCGCTCCAAGTCGGTGATGGTCACCGGGAAAGAGTTGCGGGGGCTTCCATGCACATCGCCCAGGAAGACGGAAACGGCCGACGGCGGAAAGGCCGCCACGCCTGCCTGGCCGGGCCCGGGTGACCACTCGGGATCGTGTTGTCCTGCGAAAAGCCGACCATCCGGCGTCGTGATTCCTTCCTCGGTGATGGACCCAGTGACGATATTGAGCCCGGCGAGTCCTGCGGCGAAATGGCTGCGGGGGCGTTCAAGGACCTGGCGCGTGGGGCCTTCCTCGGCAATGCGGCCGCCCTCGACGACGATCACCCTGTCGGCGAGCATGTAGGCGTCAAGGACATCGTGGGTGACGATGATGGCTTTGCGGCCCTCCAGGACGCGTTTCAGTACCCGCCGCAGCATGGGAGCTGCGTGGATATCCAGGGCGGCCATCGGTTCATCCAGGAGCAGCAGCTCGGGCTCGGCGGCAAGCGCCCTGGCAACCGCCACCCTTTGGGCCTGGCCTCCTGAGAGCTGCGCCGGCTTCCGGTCCTGGAGCTCGAGCGCGTCCACTTCGGAGAGCCAGTGGCGGGCCGCTTCGCGTGCCTTGCGTTGGGAACTCCCCGTGCTTCGCGGGCCGAAGGCTACGTTGTCCAGGACGCTCAGGTGGGGAAAGAGCAACGCTTCCTGTGCCAGAAGGGCTATGCCGCGGTGGTGGGGGGCGCTCCACTGGTGGGTGCCGCCGTCGAGCGTGAAAAGCGGCCTGCCGCCTATCCGTGCCGTGCCGGAGTCCGGGCGAACCAGGCCTGCCGTGATGTTGAGCAACGTGGATTTGCCTGCGCCGTTGGGGCCCAGGACGGCGACGGTTTGGCCCTCGGCAAGGGTGAGGGACATGTCGAAGTTGCGGGCGGCGAGGCGTGCGGACAGCTCAAAGGTCATTTCGTGGCCCCTGATTCTGCGCGGTTTCCGGTGCGGATTCCGGCCCTGCGGCCTCCGTAGCTCAGCCCGACCACGGCGATGGCCACGGCAACCAACACGAGGGACAGGGCGACGGCGGCGTCGGCGTCGGTTTCGCGCTGGAGGTAGATCTCAAGGGGCAGGGTACGGGTGACTCCTTGCAGGCTTCCGGCGAACGTGAGGGTGGCGCCGAATTCACCGAGGCTGCGCGCGAAGGACAGGACCGCTCCCGAGGCCAGGCCCGGCAGCACCAGCGGCACGGTCACCCGCCGAAGGACGGTACCCGGACCGGCTCCAAGGGTTGCCGCGACCGCCTCGTACTTACTCCCGGCCGTGCGAAGGGCGCCTTCCAGGCTCACCACCAGGAACGGAAGCGCAACAAACGTCTGGGCAAGCACGACGGCGGTGGTGGAGAAAGCGATCTGGACACCAGCCAGCTCCAACGACTTCCCCAGCAAACCCTGCCTGCCGAAGGTGTAAAGCAAGGCGATACCCCCGACGACGGGCGGCAGCACCAGCGGCAACAGGACGAAGGCGCGCAGGAGACGCTGACCGGGAAACGGACTCCGCGCCAGGACCAGGGCCAACGGCACCCCGAGCAGCACGCAAAGAACAGTGCTTGCCGCCGACGTCCGCATGCTCAGCCCCAGCGCCGTCAACGACGATTCCGACGTGATGAGCGGGAAGAACTGCGCCCAATTCACCTTGGCCACAATCGCCAGAAGCGGCAGCACAATGAAGGCCGCTCCAACCACTGCGAGGGCATAGACCCAGGCAGGGACGCCGGTGTAGCCTTGTCCGCCGCGTCGTTTCATGGGTGTCTTCAGCGCCATGGTGCGTTCTTACGGGGTGCCGAAGCCGGCATCGTTCAGTACCTTCCGGCCTTCGCTACCGGTCACCAGGTCCATGAATGCCTCAGCGAGTTCCTTGTTCCTGGCCGAACCTACTGTGGCAATGGGATACGTGGTTACGGCCTGTGCCGACTCCGGGAACGGGATCCCCTTGACCTTGCTCCCGGCTGTTTTGACGTCCGTGACATAGACCAGTCCGGCATCCGCTTCCTGGCTGATGACTTTGCCCAGGACATCGGTGACCGAGGACTCCTCGCTGACCGGGGTCAGAGCGGTGTCTGCAGCCTTCTCCACCACCTGCGTGGCGGCGCCGCAAGGGACCTGTGGTGCACAGACCACAACTTTGACGCCCGGTTTACCCAAGTCCGGGAACGAACTGATGTTTGCCGGATTGGACGGCGGAACCACGATCTCCAGGACGTTGGTTGCGAAGTTCCTGGGTGCTTTGTCCAGGAGGTTGGCATCGGCAAGCCTGGTCATGTTCCGGGTGTCCGCCGATGCGAAAACGTCCGCGGGTGCCCCCTGGGATATTTGCGTGGCGAGGTCCGAGGAACCGGCGAAGTTCAGGCTGACTTTGGTTCCAGGGTTCTTGGCCTCGAAGTCGCGGGCCAGCTGGGTGAAGGTTGATTTGAGGGACGCCGCAGCAAAGACGGTGACTGTTCCGGAGGGCCCCTCCCCCGAGGCGGCTGGATTTGCCGGAGCACAGCCTGTCACTGCCACGGCAAGGACCCCCGCACCGAGCAACGCGCTGAGGAGACTGCGGGGGCTCATATGATGCTCTTTCCCTGAGGTGCTTCGATGATCACGGTGGTCGCTTTCACCACTGCGGTGGCGACGGAGCCGAGCTCGAGTCCCAGCTCCCGGACGGCTTCACTGCTCATGAGGGACACCACGCGGAACGGGCCGCACTGCAGCTCCACTTGGGCCATGACCTTGTCCGTGGTGATTCCGGTGACCAGGCCCACAAAGCGGTTGCGGGCCGAGCTCCCTGCACGTGAAGGATCGTCTTGAAGGTGTGATTGGTCCCTTGCCAGTTTGGCGAGCTCCAACCCGTCAACAGCGAGCCTGCCCGAGGGATCCTTCTGCGCCGTGAGGGTCCCGTTTTCCGTCCAACGCCGGACGGTGTCATCGCTGACTCCCAGGAAACGGGCTGCTTCGGAGATCCGTATTTGCGGCATATGGGAAGTGTATAGTCGCATTTGCGGTTCTCTGCGGCTCGGAGTGCCGCACTACGTCATGTGACCCGGCGTTGGTGCCGGGCTGCCTGGGCGCACCCGTTTCCGCTGCACGCACCCTTTTGGGCTCACGCCGCGTCCTTTCCCGCACGACGCACCCACAACACCGGGTGAGCCCGGTGGCAGGAGGTGCGCACCGCCGTCGTACTTCCGTAAGCATTACCCATGGCCCGCCACGATGCGCCGCCGTACCCTGTTCTAGGGAGAGAGTCTTAG
The Paenarthrobacter ureafaciens genome window above contains:
- a CDS encoding VOC family protein, translated to MTSRTHYAHGEPCWADLQTRDVGAAKDFCGALFGWTFQDLPTPDGRRYAQAFLGQDLVAVIAPQNPRQEAAGTPGQWNIYFAARDAEEIGEDAVHAGGKLEFGPEQVADTGVLAFVAPPGGGTTGIWQPGTHRGSHRFNEHGAFAWAELLTPQPQAAVAFFQELFGHDVTEYPQEDGGSYSTLIVNGNEVAGIVPAEDGDEAGWQVYFGVSDVTKAVDTVIAAGGTVLVEPEDQPEEGCLATIMDPQGGVLSLIQVLPPN
- a CDS encoding VOC family protein; its protein translation is MPEVDRYKQGTPCWVDLSSTDIEVSKKFYRELFGWELEAMDVGQGLTYYMARLKGRYVAGMMQQLPDAPPGMPSYWANYLAVDSADAAAERAVAAGGTIVVAPDSVPNGSGRMFFAADPTGAQIGFWEAGTHLGSGLINEPGTMIWNELQTNDVPKAVAFYEAVTGCTSSTGPAGDQREYTSLVVEGRPVAGALKVPIEGLLPFWMTYFNVEDVDQALQQAVDLGGHVIAPAFDVPGIGRMAVLMDPAGAAVSIMAGLPA
- a CDS encoding DUF4383 domain-containing protein yields the protein MTATNHPARTRTTIQRAAQIVGVVFLLVGILGFIPGITSNYDTMQFAGHTSEALLLGIFQVSILHNIVHLLFGAAGLLMAKTPGQARNYLVGGGIIYLVLWIYGLLIGQDSTANFVPLNSADNWLHLILGIGMLGLGFGLSRRTTDNRTGNVVGR
- a CDS encoding DUF3073 domain-containing protein — its product is MGRGRQKAKATKQARDIKYYSPNTDYSALERELTRPSSRAKSHFQEDPPEPDYSAYEDKYAEDDDDEVDTRRLG
- a CDS encoding septum formation family protein gives rise to the protein MGGPTDPQQPGYPAQPIDPQQPDNPQPGYPAQPIDPQQPGYAEQPPPPQGDPVKRQRLVIGGIVVGALVLIGVVIWVLLNLLGTRPEPTVASPTPSATLGPLPRDTDAKDFQIGDCFADFDPNASKARAVACDTEHTAQLGAAFTYPTDDSFPGTNALRDKGREVCKGIKLNDAANEYTNLLQQNVYPSPSSWDRGDRRVDCFIVVSPGSTIKENLLEK
- the clpB gene encoding ATP-dependent chaperone ClpB, whose translation is MDAKFTTKSQEALSAAAMNASTAGNPQLEPAHLLKALMDQREGVAVALLRATGADPDAVSVQASSAIKALPSTSGSSVQQAQLSRQAMQAIQAAQAEADKLGDSFVSTEHLLLGLSAGSDAVGKLMRDAGASHEALLAALPGVRGDRKVDSPDPENTFQALEKFGTDLTAVARSGKLDPVIGRDSEIRRVVQVLSRRTKNNPVLIGEPGVGKTAVVEGLAQRMVAGDVPESLRGKTLIALDLASMVAGAKYRGEFEERLKAVLEEIKNSNGQIVTFIDEIHTVVGAGATGESAMDAGNMLKPMLARGELRLIGATTLDEFRENIEKDPALERRFQQVYVGEPSVEDTIGILRGLKERYEAHHKVAIADSALVAAATLSNRYISGRQLPDKAIDLVDEAASRLRMEIDSAPEEIDQLRRAVDRLTMEELALQGETDPASVERLAALRADMADKKEALSALNARWEAEKAGLNRVGDLKAKIDELRSAAEKHQREGDLESASRILYGELPALERELNAAAEEESARGAKPELMVAEEVGADDIAEVISAWTGIPAGRMLQGESQKLLHMEEELGKRLIGQSKAVQAVSDAVRRARAGISDPNRPTGSFMFLGPTGVGKTELAKALADFLFDDERAMIRIDMSEYSEKHSVARLVGAPPGYVGYEEGGQLTEAVRRRPYSVVLLDEVEKAHPEVFDILLQVLDDGRLTDGQGRTVDFRNTILVLTSNAGSQFMVDSSMDAKAKRDAVMAVVQASFKPEFLNRLDEIVLFDPLSVEELARIVELHVAELTKRLYERRLTLEVTDGARAWLAMSGYDPAYGARPLRRLVQREIGDRLAKEILAGEISDGDTVLVDTAADVDALTIEGLEEMGNSDGGWSAGTGLSVRRKEPSLEK
- a CDS encoding pyridoxamine 5'-phosphate oxidase family protein, whose protein sequence is MKPIDGADELEQLIGQPLDRVRRKVRSELSDFDRQWLAASPFCVISTADAQGRVDASPKGDPAGFIEVLDKRTIAIPERPGNKLAFGFRNILENPNVGVLSIVPGRTDTLRINGQAQLVSDGDFFDRMVVKGHRPRVAIVVSVEEVFTHCGKAFMRSGLWEPDSWDSEGLPSMAKLSKAYVQPETPLEDLESYYGPSYAERMYKD
- a CDS encoding sulfate/molybdate ABC transporter ATP-binding protein — translated: MTFELSARLAARNFDMSLTLAEGQTVAVLGPNGAGKSTLLNITAGLVRPDSGTARIGGRPLFTLDGGTHQWSAPHHRGIALLAQEALLFPHLSVLDNVAFGPRSTGSSQRKAREAARHWLSEVDALELQDRKPAQLSGGQAQRVAVARALAAEPELLLLDEPMAALDIHAAPMLRRVLKRVLEGRKAIIVTHDVLDAYMLADRVIVVEGGRIAEEGPTRQVLERPRSHFAAGLAGLNIVTGSITEEGITTPDGRLFAGQHDPEWSPGPGQAGVAAFPPSAVSVFLGDVHGSPRNSFPVTITDLERHGGQVRVHARGGEAGTLSADVTPAASADLGLAPGMEVRFVVKSALVSIYPA
- a CDS encoding ABC transporter permease; this encodes MKRRGGQGYTGVPAWVYALAVVGAAFIVLPLLAIVAKVNWAQFFPLITSESSLTALGLSMRTSAASTVLCVLLGVPLALVLARSPFPGQRLLRAFVLLPLVLPPVVGGIALLYTFGRQGLLGKSLELAGVQIAFSTTAVVLAQTFVALPFLVVSLEGALRTAGSKYEAVAATLGAGPGTVLRRVTVPLVLPGLASGAVLSFARSLGEFGATLTFAGSLQGVTRTLPLEIYLQRETDADAAVALSLVLVAVAIAVVGLSYGGRRAGIRTGNRAESGATK
- the modA gene encoding molybdate ABC transporter substrate-binding protein, coding for MSPRSLLSALLGAGVLAVAVTGCAPANPAASGEGPSGTVTVFAAASLKSTFTQLARDFEAKNPGTKVSLNFAGSSDLATQISQGAPADVFASADTRNMTRLADANLLDKAPRNFATNVLEIVVPPSNPANISSFPDLGKPGVKVVVCAPQVPCGAATQVVEKAADTALTPVSEESSVTDVLGKVISQEADAGLVYVTDVKTAGSKVKGIPFPESAQAVTTYPIATVGSARNKELAEAFMDLVTGSEGRKVLNDAGFGTP
- a CDS encoding TOBE domain-containing protein, with translation MPQIRISEAARFLGVSDDTVRRWTENGTLTAQKDPSGRLAVDGLELAKLARDQSHLQDDPSRAGSSARNRFVGLVTGITTDKVMAQVELQCGPFRVVSLMSSEAVRELGLELGSVATAVVKATTVIIEAPQGKSII